From a single Vibrio tubiashii genomic region:
- a CDS encoding restriction endonuclease subunit S, translating into MKQLLGDADVEWMTLGDVGEFIRGNGMQKKDFSDEGFPAIHYGQIFTRYGLSADTTFTCVPEQLAKKLKKANKNDLLLATTSENDEDVVKPLAWLGEETAISGDMMLFRHCQNVKYLAYYFQTTAFQTQKKKYISGAKVRRVSKDSLAKMFVPIPSPKDPNRSLEIQAEIVRVLDTFSKLAQESTRELTQELTSRQKQCNYYRERLLRFDGKEVEVKSLGDIGSFTYGYAAKAQETGDARFVRITDINNDGKLKPFEPKYVDILGENEKYLLRKNDLLMARTGATYGKTMIFEQDYPAIYAGFLIKLNLDQEIINPKYYWHFAQSSLFWEQANKLVSGGGQPQFNANALKQIRLPIPYSNDTKQSLIEQERIVTILDKLESSVSTIKENLSREIELRQKQYEYYRDLLLSFPKSEGAEV; encoded by the coding sequence ATGAAGCAATTGCTTGGTGATGCAGACGTTGAATGGATGACTCTTGGGGATGTTGGAGAATTTATTCGCGGTAATGGAATGCAAAAGAAAGATTTTTCTGACGAGGGCTTTCCTGCGATCCATTATGGTCAAATATTCACGCGATATGGTCTATCCGCTGATACTACGTTCACTTGTGTGCCAGAACAGCTAGCAAAGAAACTAAAGAAGGCGAATAAGAACGACCTACTGTTAGCTACTACTTCTGAAAACGATGAGGACGTGGTGAAACCGTTAGCATGGCTTGGCGAAGAAACTGCTATTTCTGGGGATATGATGCTATTTAGACACTGCCAGAACGTAAAGTATTTAGCATATTATTTTCAAACTACAGCATTCCAAACTCAGAAAAAAAAGTACATCAGCGGAGCTAAGGTTCGCAGAGTTTCAAAAGACAGCTTAGCAAAAATGTTCGTTCCTATTCCTAGCCCTAAAGACCCTAATAGGTCGCTAGAAATACAAGCAGAGATCGTTCGTGTTCTAGACACATTCAGTAAGCTTGCTCAAGAGTCTACTCGAGAACTTACTCAGGAGCTTACTTCACGCCAAAAACAATGTAATTACTACCGAGAAAGGTTGCTTAGATTTGATGGTAAAGAAGTAGAGGTAAAAAGTTTAGGAGATATTGGGAGTTTTACCTATGGTTATGCAGCCAAAGCCCAAGAAACTGGTGATGCTCGATTCGTCAGAATTACTGATATTAATAACGATGGAAAGTTAAAGCCCTTTGAACCCAAGTATGTGGATATATTGGGTGAAAATGAAAAATATTTATTAAGGAAAAATGATTTATTGATGGCTCGAACTGGAGCTACTTATGGGAAAACGATGATTTTTGAGCAAGATTATCCAGCTATCTATGCAGGGTTCTTGATTAAGCTTAACTTAGACCAAGAAATCATTAACCCCAAATACTATTGGCACTTTGCACAAAGTAGTCTGTTTTGGGAGCAGGCGAATAAATTAGTCTCAGGAGGGGGGCAACCACAATTTAATGCCAATGCTCTGAAGCAAATCAGATTACCAATTCCTTACTCTAATGATACTAAGCAATCATTAATTGAACAGGAAAGAATTGTTACTATTCTCGACAAACTTGAGAGTTCAGTGAGTACCATTAAAGAAAATCTCAGTCGCGAGATTGAATTGCGCCAAAAGCAATATGAGTACTATCGTGACTTGCTGTTGAGC